A region of the Columba livia isolate bColLiv1 breed racing homer chromosome 23, bColLiv1.pat.W.v2, whole genome shotgun sequence genome:
GCAAGTGAGACTTCTTcagaaatttcaaagcaaaaaccTTCCAGTTTCAGCCTTCCAGCTTCACAGCTTTGCAGGTAAACTAAGAAAGGTCTGTAGACGGGGGACAGACAAACAAGCTGTATAGATGAAGTAATTAAAGGTCTGTTAATGAGCATGTAGGtatgaagaattaaaaatggCCTGCGACACGTAAAGAGCTCAATCTTTTGGAAAACAAGATGTCATGAGACGTTTGATTCAGCATGTGTTTGACACCGACGGGGAATGGTCCGGGTACACGTGAAGGCAAAGCCGCTGTTTCTTACCACCTCATCCTCCGTAGGCTTGAAAACATAAGTTTACATTTAGTGCGGTGTCTTGATCAACATTAAGCATGAACACATTCAATTATTCCCTCCGAAACACGACACGGTAAAGCAAGAACACACCACATGTGCTACAGAGGCAAGAAACTGCTGGAGAATTAAGAGGCACCGGAATATTCCCATATTACATGAGATTagctcctttctcctctctacCAGACAGAAGGTAAAGTAACTAATATCACTCCTAACAGTTAAAATGAATATATAAGCAAGATTTCActgctgcagaaacacagcCCTTGGGTTTGGCTGATTCTGGAGCACAGATACACTGCGCTCCAGCCAGAGCATGAGCTGCATGTGCCACCCGCAGCCCCTAAATCGACGGTTCTTTGTAATGGGGGCAAACAGAGCCACACTTCCCTTTATATGCCAATTACACGGCTTTTTCTGGAGCCCTTGGGAATGACCAAGAGACAGTCTGTACGAAAACTGCGATGGAAACACTGAAAACGTTGCTATTTCAACAGCTCAGAAATTggtaaatacatttaaaaacccCTGTCAATAGGTTCTGCATTGCCCCGAGAGCGAGGACGGTCAGCGCTCACCTCTTCCCCCTCCTCGGAGTGGGTGGATAACTGGTCGTGCTGGATGATCTCGGCATCCTCCTCGGTCGGTCCGTTGCCCACCCGGATCCCGCCGAAGTTGTGCGTTCCCTAACACGGGTggagaaaacaaagagcaaagtGTCGCTGGGGTTTTGCCTCCAGAGCGCGTGTTTCTTACAGATCCacgtgcagcagcagctcccagaagaaaaccaaatatTAAGTGGTAAGGCCCAGGTTAAGCCAGCTGTACAACTCTAATTCCCAGCTTGGATGGGAAAGTGCTGATTCCTGCTagggctggggaaaaaaagtctgtctGAGTGAGCGCTTGATGCATTTCTACAAGGTAACTGCAAGCCCAAGGAAAATTAAAGGCACGTTTCTCAAGAGGACATTTGCTGGCACAACAGAGCCAAGGGTTGTTTTGCTGGACAAGCActgcccagcactgctgctgcaaaCGAAACGAGTCACAGAGGTGCGACCCAAAGCAGAACGGACCGACACAAATACACATAACATGCTTGCTCCCCACCAAATCAGGCTTTCCCTTGCTTGGAAATTCCGCCTCGTGCCAGGCGTTTGCTCTGACACTCCAGACCTGACACTCGGCTGCAATGCACTGCACTCCAAATAGAAGAGAATAACCCACAAAGCTGAAACTTTGATGGTCAGGAGCTCCTCTCACTTGACAACTGTACCCATTGCagttaatatttcatttacatCAGGCTTCCTCCTCTAGACCCTCTTACCACCAAGAGAGGATACACAGACCTTTTGGTCATTATATAAGCAGAGCTTATATGCCGTGTAAATGCATATTAGACAACAAAAGCCTGACTTGCACATGGTTATATTTGGATTTCTGTTCAGCCAGCAGCAATGAGTGCTGGACAGCAGGATTTTCATCTCCCTCCGGATGCTCTGAACACAGAAAACGCTCATGACTGACTCAAGGAACTACAAATTAAAACCTGTGACTCTGACTCACCTGGAGAGGCCAATGGAAACGCCacagatggaaagaaaaggcCCCGTATTCAGCTTTAGCACCGTACGGGTGTCATCTGTGACGTGGAACGTGAACAGGCTAACTCGACACATCCAGACGTTGTAAATTTAGGGATGACTATGCAAACCAAGGAGGTTTAAGACCCAGTGACCCGTCTGCTGTCACAGCTCATTGCTCTGCCATTCCACTGGAACGGCTGCTCCACggcacacagaatcacacagaaccccagagtgtccggggttgaagggccctggaaagctcatccagtgcaatccccccatggagcaggaacacccagatgaggttacacaggaaggtgtccaggcgggttggaatgtctgcacagaaggagactccacaacctccctgggcagcctgggccaggctctgccaccctcaccaggaacaagtttcttctcaaattcaagtggaacctcctgtgttcccattgccccttgtcctgtcactggttgtcaccagaagagcctggctccatcctcctgacactccccctttccatattgatccccaggaatgagtcccccctcagtctcctcttgtccagctccagagccccagctccctcagcctttcctcacacgggagatgctccactcccttcagcatcttggtggctgcgctggactctctccagcagttccctgtcctgctggaactgaggggccacaactggacacaatattccaggtgtggtctccccagggcagagcagaggggcaggagaacctctctgacctactgaccacccccttctaacccaccccaggtaccattggcttcctggccacaagggcccagtgctggctcatggtcaccctgctgtccccaggacactCAGTGATTTCTGAGatgaagctgctgggaggccgTCACATAAACATGATGTTTGGGAACACGTAATGCAAACAGAAATGCTTCACTGAGAAGAATCCTTCGACAAATACgcaagaaaagttaaaaagggGAACTTAAcctggggggctgtgctgggaaggTACTTTTCGTGCTGCTCGGCAGGTTTTGATTTCAGCAGCACTCCTGCAAAGAAGTGTCTCTGCATTCTGTGCACACATAACTATTCTCCTTCAGCCTGGTAGTTCTTCCCAAATGTATCAACTTTGCTGAACCTTCCTCTTTCCAAGAGAAAGTGGGTATTTTTCACCCTAAAGGTGCAGTTGTCATTCACTTAGGAAATTCAGACACATTCCACGCTCTCTTGATAATTAGACAGAAAGCCAACTCCCATCTTTAAATCCACCGGGTGGTTTTATTTGTCAATCCACTCACTGTCGCAGGCGCTGCTGCCTCTAGTGCCTGCTCGTTCGGGACTGTGCTGACCTGGGCCTCCACGGGCTGCCCTTCCTGATAgtgaatggaagaaaaagaaagggaggaggaagaaaacaaaaagagaaagggagacggatggaggggacatgggaggATGGAGGATGGTcagagaagggagagggagTGTCTTTAACTGAACTGATCTTCGACTCACTTAACATCCCACAAGCCGTCTGCCAGACATGCAGGGAGAATTTTCAACATCCTCAGTGCACGTGTGCCAGGTTCCTGCATTTTTATATCAAGACGCTACACGGTACACTTGGAAACCTTGAAGAGCACCCCAGAAGGCAACGTCTCGCATAATAACTGCGTCAGgctatctttttccttttatctgttATTTTTTACCATCCAAACCGCTTCACCAAAGATAGCTGGAAGGTCTGCCAACCAATTAAGCTTAAATCTCTGCTTCTACATCGTCAGCCTGGTGAAGGCACAGAAGTGCATCCAGCAACCTGTAGGACTGAAGGCTGACAAAGCCCAAGCCAGTTTCTATTCACTGCCAACATAAAGGGTTTTTGAAAGCAGGTTTGATGCTGGATGCAGATCTGAGAAGCAGACAGGCAATACTTTGCCTCCAGTAAAACCCACCTGCCTTTCATGCCCAGAATATGCACAAAAGAACATGTTTTACAGGTCACAATGCAGCGTGAACCTACATATCCAAGATTAaggtggaaaaaataatgtttcaacTGTAATTCATTTTCATATTGCATATAGAAGAGGTAAGTCACCCACCAAGTGCTTTCTCCTTAAGTACTGATGGCGAAGGACCAGGGGTTTCGCTACCAGCATCCAGGGCACACACAGCAACGCCACCACCACAAGGAAGCACTGGAGCCCTTTCTGGAAAAGAAACGACTCTCAGATGAGTCAGTGGCAGCTTCACGCTTGATTTCACAATTATAAGGTCAATTAAAGACTCTAATATCGTGAAGCATCTCTGAGCTTATTCTAGCAAAAGCACGTACCTGCCCCTTATAGAGCATCTTATTACTGGGGTCACTATAGGAGAACAGAAACATGTTGATAAAGTGGATTAAAAGGCTTGGTGCATCCTTTGAGGTGTGAGCATCGTAGGCTGTCCACTTGTAGAAAATGAGGATAACAAGGTATCCGAACAGTGATGACATGAAAATCATTTCTGGAATAAATCCAAGGTATATGTTCAGTGGCTTCTTAAAATagctgcaggaaaaaagaacaaaggagaGGTTATCATTACATTTGGTCAGCGTTAGGCATATGTAGGGCAAAAAATGTTAGTGATGTGCAGAGCATCTTTGGAACAAAACTGCAGGGGctgagcttttaaaaaacagctgGGAGTTAAACACATTAACTATCTGACATGGATAGTTCTGCATACACAGACAAACAGCTTCAATCAGAAATTAAAGTCTGATAAGGCTCCCGCATCTTAAACTAATAATACATTACACACAAAGGAGTTTTCccccaaagagaaaaacagagcaaagcacTTACATGTGGTTGAGAAGACTCAACGCGACACCAAAGAGCATGTGGATAATGCCGAGAATCACCGACATTTTCATCTTAAAGGAATTGAGGAAGGCCAGCTTATTGGTGGCGATGTTCCAAATCTGCGAACAACGAGACTGAGTCagccaaaagaaaaccagaagagaaggaagatgttCACTGTAAGCTCAACAGTGTTCACCACCCAGGAAGGACCAGGCTGTAAGAGCAGGTGTTTTCCAAAGATGGGTTTGTCATGCGGACATCTTTTGGGGAAATGAGCAGACAACCTTTTCTGCTAGGAACGCTGTCCTACAGCAACTGGCCctgccagcagagcaggaatCCAACCTTGCTTGTCTTTATCGCAGAcaaaagctgcaggaaaaaggGGCTGTGTCCTTGAGCAAAGAAGTTATTATCCATTTAAATAAACAACTGCACACGCCTCTGATTTTCTGCACTTCCTCTTTAATGCGGAACACGCGCAAGCCCTGTGTCAAACACTAAGCGGGGTTGTTGATGTAGGCAGATGCAAAACAACACGACTTGGAAAATCACCTTTCCAAGACTGAATGAAAAAACTCGCTAACTAACTTCCCCCAGAGTAAAAAAGTAACTTCAAAAAGTGATTTGCAAATCTAACCAGATTTGATTAAAATGCTGCAGGTTAGAGAGGGTGGAAAAGAAGCCTTGAATGGACCTGAGGACACGTCTCTCTACCCTGAATCTAATGTCTCAGTAGGAAATTAGGTAATTTTGTCGTTCAGGAGTATTTCCAACACTGATAAAGAGCTTGCTAAGGAACGGCTGGGCGATGGAAATCGTTCACAGTGAACTGGACAGgcacttttctttctcctgacaAAGAGGGTGTTCATGAAGGacggcaaaggaaggaagagctcTTACCGGGTCAATGCCAAAGGGGTAGGGTCCGCCGAACACCCCGGGAATCGCGGGgttcagctgcagcagaggagtGCGCTCCAGCAAAGCGTCTCTGTTTGGGTGTAAGTAGATCATACAAACATTAACACCAGcaattctttcctctttacGTAAATCTAACAACGCTCTTCCCTGGGAGAGCAAGGAATATCTCGAAGTGAGAGAACTCTAAGGTTCCTGTGTGGTCCTAGATATTTTGAGATGAATAATAAACGAGCAAGAAAGATGCGGGGATAGCAATCTTGCTCTGTCTGTGAGGAGAAAGGCGCTAAACTGCATCTTTACaagttttctgggaaaaaaagaaaagctcctTTGAAACTTGATGGGTGTTTACACCCTGCTTCCAATTCTACCTGAGACTGAGTTCAgaggtttttcttctcctgagcTGGGAGGACAATGGGGAAAGATCAGTCCCCCGCTTATCCCTGTCACTCTTTATCGGGTTACCAACTATTTACTCACGTCCAGTTGGCTTTTGTGAACATCGGCCGGACGCTCCATGATGAACCGAACATATTAAGAGACTTGGAGAAGCAATCGTTGTAGATGAGGCCTGTGTACGTGGAGAACAGTCCCATCAGCAGAATGATGTATCGACCACTAAAAACCATGTTGAACATCTagcataaaacaaaatgaatgttCCGTGAGAAAAAGGAAGGTCTCTCAAAGACGAAACGGTGAAATCAGTTGGTTGCAGGACAAACAATAATCGGCCATATGGACTAAAAGCCCAAAATCTCTGCTTCCCCACGGTGAGGATTAAAGGTGCGAGAAGCAAAAACGAATCTGCATACAGAGGATAATCAGGCGGCGTGACTGCCCGCAGAGGATCTGGGATTAGCTGGGAGGACAAATTGCACCCAGCTGGCAGCGTTTGTTTGGAACTGACCCTGTTCAGCCTCCTCCACACTCTGGCAATGGGTCTTAATTCACCTCCTGTCAGCCTGAGCCCTGAGCAAGCAAAACCCATCTATCAGCAAAGGAGAATAATCTTGGAGATATGATATATATGTGCAGAAAATAGGAATTTTGCAGTGACTGAACCCCTTTATGATCTAATCATGGGTGATCTGTTTGCAACAGCTTATCTACACTAGATAAACAACTTCCTTCAAGCGACTGAAAGGAATCACTTCCTACGAATAtccaaaaggaaaaccaaaggaACTCACTACTGTTATGAAATCATGCTACTCAGTCTCTGGTCTGCAGGCTTTGCGCTCCGCGTGCTCCACAAATCCCAGATGGAAGGAGCGATGGGCATTGTCAACTCAAGGGCAGAGGAATGTGAGTAAACCAAGCCGCAACCCTTTGTCTTAAAGGCAAAGCTCAGCACGACCTGTCGCTTTACCTCGTTGTCACTCTTCTGTGACAGGATACGACTCTCCCGAAGCACCATCCAGACAGCGATCAGAGTCATCAGGATCCCGTGGCCGAAGTCTCCAAACATCACAGCAAACAGAAACGGGAAGGTAATGATCGTATACGGTGctggaagagaagagatcaCACCCCTAGTGTACTCGTTTGAGTAAGCCCAGATTTACTACGGCACAATTAAAGCAATTTAGCAATATAACCGCCAAGCTGTGCTTCTGAGAGGTCTTGAGTACTCTAGTAGAAGTTTTCACGCAGGACAGATAGCACAGCAGAACATCACAATAAAAAACTGAGATAAACGTCTTGGACTTTTAGGACTATGACTTTACCTGGATTTATTTCCCGATACGTTCCAATGCCATAAGCATCAACAATGTTTTGAAAGCCACAGGTGAACTTGTTCGTTTTGTTGTATGTCGGTGGGGTCTGATTGGTTTGCATCCTGTTTAAAATGGACGGGACAGTGGATCCGCTGTGCTCctgttaaataattaaaaaaaacaagagtaAAACTCTCGTTAGCGTTTGGAAAACTACAATCCGGCGTATTTGGAGTGTGCTGGCACGATGACAAACGCACGGAACAGCTGAGGGAGGCTGCCGAGCTCCCACTGCGCCCCACTTTGCACAGTGGGAGGAGAAGCACTTGTGGCGAGGATGAACATTGTCTGATTAGGACAGACGAGAAAACTTGTGCAAgagtttgtttgtgtttttaaaacagcaaatgaaAGGACCTCAAGACACCCAGCTCTGTTATCTATCTGCACAGAGCTTGTCCACATCCTGGATAGCGCCTTTCAATATGTTCCACTAAATAACTGAACAGCGGGAGTAGCAAGCACAGCGAGGCTCCCTGAGTGTACCAAGGGactcaaacacaggaaaatgccTTATGATTACAGCATCTTCCTGAACTTAAAGCTTTACACAATGTATTTGTTACAAAGTTCATCTATAAGCCATGATCCCGCATGTTAAATGAACCGTCCCCAGTGAGGGCTGATTCAAACGTGGTTTTTAGAGAATGGCAGTTTGGAAAACTCAATGAatctgtgctgtgtgtgctggcagctgatgttctgctggagctgcagcacagcagttACTCACAGTGCCTCTCCTGAGAGCAAACTGGATAGAATCAAGGTCAGCAACAGGGCACCAGACTTCAGCAATCAAGCACTTCTGCGTCACGTCGATGTTGCACAGGTTCAGGGTATGGTAGATAGCCTTCATCTTGCGGACCTTGATGAACCACACACGGATATTTTTAGCGGCTGCCTGCAAAACCCTTTGGCGATGATCCTCGGTTTGGTTCAGCACCTTTCACAGGGAAGGAGAATAAAGATGAGGCAAAGTCCTCGGCCGGAACTCGCAGGATACAGGAGTGCACAGTGAAACCGGGCTGAGCAGCAAGACAAGACGACCAACAGGGCAGCTGTAGATACTGAGAAGGTCtttcctcagctcctgttctccagctgagccccccaggtccctcagccgctccatcacacttgtgctccatcCCAAGCACAAAACTGCCACACGTCTGTAATACACACTTTAGCCTGTATTAACTAGCTCTGCTATGAGGTTTTAAAGCTTCTTCCCGGGGATACTCTTTCACTACTTTCCTCCTTCAATCCCAAGGTCAGTGGGTATTTCAAACAATGAACTGCTCAGGGATCACAGGGAACATTTTTCCTCCACCCAGGTTAACAGAGCAGAGTTCTACAAGTGCGGTGAACGCGGCCTTCAGAAAACACAATCAAAGTTTctactgaaaggaaaaggagaaagtgtTTTTTCCACGGAGGGTGTTTTCCAACTGGAAcataacttcattcaggccaagTCAGATCTCCAGGCTGGAAAGTCTTGGACTCAAGGGAAAGTGAGGACACAGGGCACATGCAGCTCCGAATCCTCTCAGTGAAACTGCTGCTGAGTTCTTGTCTACTTTACAATTGCTAAACAGCTGCACTACACAACTCCCAGCTTGAGACAGTTTCTGTATCAAATAAGCTGTCCAAATGCAACCGTTTTTCCTTCTCGTTTCTGAacctttcattattttattctgtctcAAATCCCTTACATTTTCCTGCACTATAACATCCTGCCTTTCTCCCTTTCAGTGTTCTCAGCCAGTAGATCTGTGTGCTGGTCACTTTTTACCAACACTCAGGCTGCTGCACAAGAGATCAGTTTGCAGCAGAAGCTCCACAGGGCAGCACAAGATGAAAACAGggagaaaggcagggaaaaaaggtTAAATTAAAGTTACCATCGCTATGTCAACTTGGAAATAGGTTTAGATGTTCCCAGAGGTCTTGAGGACGAAGCAGGCAATTATAAAACATGGTATAAAAACCTGGTATCCCCCCACACATGTGTATTCCCCTCTGCGCCCTGGTGTGCAGTTCTCTGTTGAACGTATGTGCATTATAATTAAACTCCTGTTTTAATAGGGCCCAAAGAAGTTTTCAACTGTATtatcaaaggaaaaagggcattgACCCCAGTTATTTTACCATCTGAAGATCATCAATTCTGGTGTTGACACCAGAAGCCATTTCCTTCCGCTCCTGTGGTGTTTCTGGGCACGGGTAGAGGGAGGCGCGGAATCTGAAAGACACGCAAGGCACCTCAGTAACAGAGACGGAAAGGAATAAATCAGCCAGGGAAACAGAACGGCTGAGCCTGAACACGGAAATAAACCAAGCAGCACCTTAAGAGAAGTTTCTGCTCAGCAAAGAGTGCCAAGCAGAGtttcagtatttaaattaactttGGTTTAGGCCAAAACAGAAGCTGAATTCTTAAGAAAATGGAAGCGGGGGAGCATCGTCTGTTCCCGCACTGGCGGTGTCTCAAAGGCGCTGTCACAAAGCCCACGAGCTGCCCCAGCCTGTGGTGCTGCTATCACACCAGCACAGACACCGCTGGAGGTGGTGACTGTTGGTCTCCCCTGGGACAATCTCCCTCATTATTCCGTCTGAGGGTTCAACACTTGAACGCCCTTGCTTTTAGGCATCCTCTAGCAAAGCAGTCGCCCACTTTGAGCATCACAGGCTTGGGGAGCGGCTAGTGTGACTGTAAAATACGTTTCAGCTACTTATGGTATGTTTTATTTGCTACCGAAAGATGTACTCCTACAGTGACTCTGAAATAAGGAGCTGAAAAATATCCATATTCAGTCAAGTTGTTCCAAATACGTGAGAGAGCTGCCCAGCAAGACTTTCGTACCCTTCACAGATCTTCTTGACTCTGTTCTTCAGCTGGTCGCCTTGGAAAAAGATGATAAACACAGACTTGTGCACATAATCCCCCTAGAACAGAAGAAAGGCTGCACTGTAATAGCTCAGCTATTTACAGAAATTAGTATAATAACAAATGATAACACAGTTCtacctttctttcctctgaatcTCTCCATACAGAGCTCACATCTGCACAGCGAGTCAAGAATGTACCTTAACACTGAAACAGTCATAGGGAAAgcaattttctttgctttagtATAGAATATCCCTACCGTATTTGTGTTTAGTGAAGAAAATGTTCTAATTATCTGTTCTATGTAATACAAGAAACAGGGAAAA
Encoded here:
- the ATP6V0A1 gene encoding V-type proton ATPase 116 kDa subunit a 1 isoform X10, producing the protein MGELFRSEEMTLAQLFLQSEAAYCCVSELGELGKVQFRDLNPDVNVFQRKFVNEVRRCEEMDRKLRFVEKEIKKANIPITDTGENPEVPFPRDMIDLEANFEKIENELKEINTNQEALKRNFLELTELKFILRKTQQFFDEMADPDLLEESSSLLEPSEMGRGAPLRLGFVAGVINRERIPMFERMLWRVCRGNVFLRQAEIENPLEDPVTGDYVHKSVFIIFFQGDQLKNRVKKICEGFRASLYPCPETPQERKEMASGVNTRIDDLQMVLNQTEDHRQRVLQAAAKNIRVWFIKVRKMKAIYHTLNLCNIDVTQKCLIAEVWCPVADLDSIQFALRRGTEHSGSTVPSILNRMQTNQTPPTYNKTNKFTCGFQNIVDAYGIGTYREINPAPYTIITFPFLFAVMFGDFGHGILMTLIAVWMVLRESRILSQKSDNEMFNMVFSGRYIILLMGLFSTYTGLIYNDCFSKSLNMFGSSWSVRPMFTKANWTDALLERTPLLQLNPAIPGVFGGPYPFGIDPIWNIATNKLAFLNSFKMKMSVILGIIHMLFGVALSLLNHIYFKKPLNIYLGFIPEMIFMSSLFGYLVILIFYKWTAYDAHTSKDAPSLLIHFINMFLFSYSDPSNKMLYKGQKGLQCFLVVVALLCVPWMLVAKPLVLRHQYLRRKHLGTHNFGGIRVGNGPTEEDAEIIQHDQLSTHSEEGEEPTEDEVFDFGDTVVYQAIHTIEYCLGCISNTASYLRLWALSLAHAQLSEVLWTMVIHIGLSVRSLGGGFGLFFIFAAFATLTVAILLVMEGLSAFLHALRLHCSCSRLCPKGEVCDWLHSRVSDHELTRGRGFSGAVFLWKAVF
- the ATP6V0A1 gene encoding V-type proton ATPase 116 kDa subunit a 1 isoform X8; the encoded protein is MGELFRSEEMTLAQLFLQSEAAYCCVSELGELGKVQFRDLNPDVNVFQRKFVNEVRRCEEMDRKLRFVEKEIKKANIPITDTGENPEVPFPRDMIDLEANFEKIENELKEINTNQEALKRNFLELTELKFILRKTQQFFDEAELHHQQMADPDLLEESSSLLEPSEMGRGAPLRLGFVAGVINRERIPMFERMLWRVCRGNVFLRQAEIENPLEDPVTGDYVHKSVFIIFFQGDQLKNRVKKICEGFRASLYPCPETPQERKEMASGVNTRIDDLQMVLNQTEDHRQRVLQAAAKNIRVWFIKVRKMKAIYHTLNLCNIDVTQKCLIAEVWCPVADLDSIQFALRRGTEHSGSTVPSILNRMQTNQTPPTYNKTNKFTCGFQNIVDAYGIGTYREINPAPYTIITFPFLFAVMFGDFGHGILMTLIAVWMVLRESRILSQKSDNEMFNMVFSGRYIILLMGLFSTYTGLIYNDCFSKSLNMFGSSWSVRPMFTKANWTDALLERTPLLQLNPAIPGVFGGPYPFGIDPIWNIATNKLAFLNSFKMKMSVILGIIHMLFGVALSLLNHIYFKKPLNIYLGFIPEMIFMSSLFGYLVILIFYKWTAYDAHTSKDAPSLLIHFINMFLFSYSDPSNKMLYKGQKGLQCFLVVVALLCVPWMLVAKPLVLRHQYLRRKHLGTHNFGGIRVGNGPTEEDAEIIQHDQLSTHSEEGEEPTEDEVFDFGDTVVYQAIHTIEYCLGCISNTASYLRLWALSLAHAQLSEVLWTMVIHIGLSVRSLGGGFGLFFIFAAFATLTVAILLVMEGLSAFLHALRLHCSCSRLCPKGEVCDWLHSRVSDHELTRGRGFSGAVFLWKAVF
- the ATP6V0A1 gene encoding V-type proton ATPase 116 kDa subunit a 1 isoform X4 gives rise to the protein MGELFRSEEMTLAQLFLQSEAAYCCVSELGELGKVQFRDLNPDVNVFQRKFVNEVRRCEEMDRKLRFVEKEIKKANIPITDTGENPEVPFPRDMIDLEANFEKIENELKEINTNQEALKRNFLELTELKFILRKTQQFFDEAELHHQQMADPDLLEESSSLLEPSEMGRGAPLRLGFVAGVINRERIPMFERMLWRVCRGNVFLRQAEIENPLEDPVTGDYVHKSVFIIFFQGDQLKNRVKKICEGFRASLYPCPETPQERKEMASGVNTRIDDLQMVLNQTEDHRQRVLQAAAKNIRVWFIKVRKMKAIYHTLNLCNIDVTQKCLIAEVWCPVADLDSIQFALRRGTEHSGSTVPSILNRMQTNQTPPTYNKTNKFTCGFQNIVDAYGIGTYREINPAPYTIITFPFLFAVMFGDFGHGILMTLIAVWMVLRESRILSQKSDNEMFNMVFSGRYIILLMGLFSTYTGLIYNDCFSKSLNMFGSSWSVRPMFTKANWTDALLERTPLLQLNPAIPGVFGGPYPFGIDPIWNIATNKLAFLNSFKMKMSVILGIIHMLFGVALSLLNHIYFKKPLNIYLGFIPEMIFMSSLFGYLVILIFYKWTAYDAHTSKDAPSLLIHFINMFLFSYSDPSNKMLYKGQKGLQCFLVVVALLCVPWMLVAKPLVLRHQYLRRKHLEGQPVEAQVSTVPNEQALEAAAPATGTHNFGGIRVGNGPTEEDAEIIQHDQLSTHSEEGEEPTEDEVFDFGDTVVYQAIHTIEYCLGCISNTASYLRLWALSLAHAQLSEVLWTMVIHIGLSVRSLGGGFGLFFIFAAFATLTVAILLVMEGLSAFLHALRLHWIEFQNKFYTGTGFKFLPFSFDTIREGRFDD
- the ATP6V0A1 gene encoding V-type proton ATPase 116 kDa subunit a 1 isoform X17, with protein sequence MGELFRSEEMTLAQLFLQSEAAYCCVSELGELGKVQFRDLNPDVNVFQRKFVNEVRRCEEMDRKLRFVEKEIKKANIPITDTGENPEVPFPRDMIDLEANFEKIENELKEINTNQEALKRNFLELTELKFILRKTQQFFDEAELHHQQMADPDLLEESSSLLEPSEMGRGAPLRLGFVAGVINRERIPMFERMLWRVCRGNVFLRQAEIENPLEDPVTGDYVHKSVFIIFFQGDQLKNRVKKICEGFRASLYPCPETPQERKEMASGVNTRIDDLQMVLNQTEDHRQRVLQAAAKNIRVWFIKVRKMKAIYHTLNLCNIDVTQKCLIAEVWCPVADLDSIQFALRRGTEHSGSTVPSILNRMQTNQTPPTYNKTNKFTCGFQNIVDAYGIGTYREINPAPYTIITFPFLFAVMFGDFGHGILMTLIAVWMVLRESRILSQKSDNEMFNMVFSGRYIILLMGLFSTYTGLIYNDCFSKSLNMFGSSWSVRPMFTKANWTDALLERTPLLQLNPAIPGVFGGPYPFGIDPIWNIATNKLAFLNSFKMKMSVILGIIHMLFGVALSLLNHIYFKKPLNIYLGFIPEMIFMSSLFGYLVILIFYKWTAYDAHTSKDAPSLLIHFINMFLFSYSDPSNKMLYKGQKGLQCFLVVVALLCVPWMLVAKPLVLRHQYLRRKHLGTHNFGGIRVGNGPTEEDAEIIQHDQLSTHSEEGEEDRVPEQVLHWHWVQVSPFLLRHHPRGEV
- the ATP6V0A1 gene encoding V-type proton ATPase 116 kDa subunit a 1 isoform X13; the protein is MGELFRSEEMTLAQLFLQSEAAYCCVSELGELGKVQFRDLNPDVNVFQRKFVNEVRRCEEMDRKLRFVEKEIKKANIPITDTGENPEVPFPRDMIDLEANFEKIENELKEINTNQEALKRNFLELTELKFILRKTQQFFDEAELHHQQMADPDLLEESSSLLEPSEMGRGAPLRLGFVAGVINRERIPMFERMLWRVCRGNVFLRQAEIENPLEDPVTGDYVHKSVFIIFFQGDQLKNRVKKICEGFRASLYPCPETPQERKEMASGVNTRIDDLQMVLNQTEDHRQRVLQAAAKNIRVWFIKVRKMKAIYHTLNLCNIDVTQKCLIAEVWCPVADLDSIQFALRRGTEHSGSTVPSILNRMQTNQTPPTYNKTNKFTCGFQNIVDAYGIGTYREINPAPYTIITFPFLFAVMFGDFGHGILMTLIAVWMVLRESRILSQKSDNEMFNMVFSGRYIILLMGLFSTYTGLIYNDCFSKSLNMFGSSWSVRPMFTKANWTDALLERTPLLQLNPAIPGVFGGPYPFGIDPIWNIATNKLAFLNSFKMKMSVILGIIHMLFGVALSLLNHIYFKKPLNIYLGFIPEMIFMSSLFGYLVILIFYKWTAYDAHTSKDAPSLLIHFINMFLFSYSDPSNKMLYKGQKGLQCFLVVVALLCVPWMLVAKPLVLRHQYLRRKHLGTHNFGGIRVGNGPTEEDAEIIQHDQLSTHSEEGEEFDFGDTVVYQAIHTIEYCLGCISNTASYLRLWALSLAHAQLSEVLWTMVIHIGLSVRSLGGGFGLFFIFAAFATLTVAILLVMEGLSAFLHALRLHWIEFQNKFYTGTGFKFLPFSFDTIREGRFDD